The genomic stretch GAATATATTCTTAAAGACGAAAATAATGTTGTTATATGAGACATATTTAATCCTAAATTACAATTATGAAGGAACATATAAAATCACTTTGCTAAAGGTAGGAAAGACTTTGATAAACCCCCATAAAATATGTATGTTATATGAATTTCACGTTCTAAAGTCATACGTGGTTAAGTTTCCAAGGATTGAAAGCAAAATTAGATTTTACTGAAGCTTAAGTTGTTAGAAAAGGATCCAATATATAgtaaattttgatatcatgaaatgTGCTGACTCCAAATTGAAGAACATCATCAGCTCATTTCTTCTCCATGGGTTTTAGAATGTCTTGACTCATATCTGATTCCATTTGGAGTGAAACATATGAGAACTGATGTTTTCAGAAGCTAGGTATTAGCATACAACAAAGTTATTCATCCAAGTTCATATAAATTTGACATGACTTCCACCCCAATTTTTGTTGTGAATCTTCATCACAAATGTAGTTGTATGCAAGTCATTACCTTCCAATATCTGCTAATAAATCCTGACCAAGCTTCTCCATGGTATATTTAAACTATTCTAATCCTCCTAGATCATGCATAAATCtataattttcaaaaatcaaTTTACAACTTGAAGTTCCACTGTTGGCACATAAACTAATATGCAGGTCCAGCATAAATCCTAATTCAGAATCCAATATCCAACCTCACATTGGACAGTTAGCAAGAAGAGACCTGGGTGTGGATCCAGTAACTAGTCAAGATCAGAGATCTTTTGGATCCATGTCAGATAAGAATTGTATAAAATACAACCCCATAACATGCACATTGTGTACCATGCAAAATGTATCAGCGTACCAAACTTTACATAAACCAAATGTAGAGTATACTTACCACTGCAAAACCAGACCTGCACAACATTTGGCCAAAGAGAGCTACACCACAAAAGCACTGAACTTTCAGATGAAATTGCTTCGAATTGCACATTCATTGAATAGAGAGGGTATCATCAGTATTGGGAACATAGCGAGTTCATCAAGATTGTTCATTATTTTGCATTGAGAAAACCTTTCAGGAAATTATGTACTTTTTCTTGGCCTGAAAAGAGTTCTAGTACATCTGAAACTTTTCCTTGGTCTTCTCGAATACTTGTTCAGCGATGATGGCTCCATTGCCGTCGGCCCTTTTGATCTCCAGATGAGCCTTCTGATAGAACCCAGTACCTCTTAGAGCATCGGCAATGAAGTCATCAAATCCAATAGCTATGGCGGCCTCCGCCTTTGCTCCATACACCAGCCTCTGCATTCATCAGTGAAGCAAAACCAGATGAGTAAAATCTCGTAGGATCAAGAGGTCAGAAGAAACAAAAAGATATAATCGCAACCTTGAGTCGGGAAAGATGAATCGCTCCAAAGCACATTGGACAAGGCTCACAGGAGGCATATATCTCACAATCAGAAAGTTCAATTTTCCCCAGCTTTTTGCAAGCCTGAAATGACAAAAAGATAATATGACACAAAGTGATCCATGTAAAACTAGCTTCTTTTGAAGTTTGTTCCTGATACAGTCATGGTTCAAACCTAGATTATAAGGCAAGATTGCTTCCTGTGTGTCTCAATGAGTTACCATTAActtttttttaacataattttaCCCTTCATTCAATAATTTACATGATATGTGTCTAAGATGCTTACATTAAAACCTGAACTATTTAACCTCTAATATGTAGACCATCAACTACATAATGTGTCTTAGATGCTTCCATTAAAATCTGAACTACTTAACCTCTAATATGTACACCATCAACTACTTTAAAACACAAGTTCTGAAGTATTGAAATGGGAATTTTTCATATATCAAGCAACCGAAGGAAACTCTTCAAAGGACATGGAGAACTCAAAAATGAGGAGTTCAGAACAAGATAGGCTTTATTCCTCGAAACGTCTTGGGTTCTCTATCCAAAAGCCTAAGTGTATTTGTTTGTAGCAACACTCTCCATGACATTACGTTAAGTTCTCGCTTCTCTCTTGAACTTGGAAGTGAAGAGGGTCATCTCATTTCCTCGATTGAACTTTAGCCGCCTGGTCACCTACCTAGAGACGTTGTACGAGTTCATCAGCACCTCCTCCAGCATGCCTTCGGCATGCCACGGAGAGCCGATACCTTCCCCACGAAGTGGCTGACAATGGCATTGTCGTTGGTCTTGATGGACTGTGATTCAAAGCTTTCACGCACCTGAATTGTTATCGTAACATATGTGGTCGTTATGGTTAATGTGTTCTGTACCGATATGAGTGCAGGTGTGGGAGGGAATTACAAGGTGGAGGAAAAGATGAGCTCCTTCCTAATGGTTTTTGGCTGGTCATAAGGATTCACACTCGGTACAATGGAGACAATAGCAGTTGAGACCCTAACTGCTGGTCACGAGGATTCGCACTTGGTAAGATTGAGAGTTGAAGGTGGTCTGCATGTAACATAAAATGTAGACTTCTGTAATGGGAATGGACATGTGAGCTTGGCTGCTTGTTATTCCTCCCCTGCTATGGGTTGGCTTAAGCCTGAAACATCCTGTCAACACCGTAAACAGTCTCTTCTCCCTCTCCCATCTTTCTTCCTAAAGATTTGATCGGGTCAAATATGCTCAACATCATTACCGTCTTTTTGTTCTAAATTCGAAACTAGTCAATTAGGTTGAGCTAATCTGTGCTGGTGTACTTTCTAATATCAGAGCATGTATCACCTACAATGGTGTAGTTGAGTAGAACTGATGCAAGTATTTCGGACATGCTTTAACTTAAAAAGCAACGTCTGAGTAGAACTGATGCAAGCAACTAGTATCTCAAAGCATCCGTCTTAGGTCAACAACACCATTGTAGGTGATACATGCTCTGATGTCAGAAAGTACACCATCACATATTAGCTCAACCTAATCGACTAGTATTGAATTTGGAACAGACACAGTAATGATGTTGAGCGTATCATGGGTAACATAACAAAGATTTTTACAgaaggtaaaaggagaaagaaaatgaagGTCACATAAATGGAATATATTCCCAGGTTATCTAATAATTTGATCTTTGGCATGTTGGACCTTGTTGGCAAGCTTTACAAAGGTCAAAATTTGGACCTTGACCATAGAAAGATCAATTAATTTAGATAAAATGTTTTATAAAGTTACAGTCTATACTTCTGAAATGGGACCGTTTAGGTGCTCTCTGGACTATCAGATTCTGACAACGAAGTATAAGCAAAACACTCAGACTAGATCAGTTGTAGTTGAATATATTACTGCATTTTGCTGATTCAAGGATCATGTTAAGATAGATTATACAAGAATATGAACAACTAATGTACCTACCTCCCTTATTGCAGCCACCTCAGCATGAGCAGTAGGATCAGTGTTCTTCAGCACCATGTTATGACAACTAACAACTATCTCATCATTATGAACGACAACTGCACCAAATGGGCCTCCATCACCACATTCAACTCCATGGTATGCTTCTTCCACAGCTTTTGACAAAAATTTATGATCTCTATCTTGAACAGCTGCTTAAAATAATACAATGTTAAAAGAGACAAAAAATTGGAAAGGGAATAAAATAAATCTCAGatcaataaagaaaaagaaaaggaaaagaaaagaaagatcatCCAACTAAGCATATCTTTCACTTCATACTATGTACCGTACAACCAAAAGAGGGGATTGTAAACAATTATTGCAAAAAAGTGACACAATTACCTTCATGATGGCCAGCAAAGGCAGAAGCCACAGAGATGGTCCCTTTTGACTCCACCACTGAGACCAAAATGCAAAtggcaataaataataataacaacaacaataagtgAGAATTCAATTTAATTACATCCTCAACGATTATCCAAATATGAAATATTTGTACAAAAGAATGATTGTGGAAGGGGCAGATAAAATTTCTAGCAATAAAGGCTTATCATCTGAAGATTATAAGCTTTTCTCTGTAAACACCAAAACATTAGAAATGATCCGGTTCCATGCTTTCCAGACAAAGTCATTGTTACCCAAGATTGTGCAAAGATAATGAATAAAAAtctaataaaagataaaaaattccATGCTCTACTTTATATTTAACAGAGGAATGACAAGCATGTTGATAAGGTATAAAAGAAATTTGCTAACTACAGCATGCTATTCTcaaaatgaagataaaaaaaatagagtaCTTTACATATCCTTGCAAAGTTTTGAAAAAGAACATATTTGCCATAACAAATTTTAATAGCATATATATAACTCTCcaaatattatattcttccccGATGCCAATGTTCATtagcattcatccagaaaaaaCAGGTTAACCACCTTCGATCGTGATTAACATTACTTGTTTGAGTTAAACAAGCATATAACAATATAAATTACCTAAAATATACCAACTATTTTTGGcatcatgatgatttttttaagAGTATAAATGCAAATTCAAGTTTCAACAAACAGCAAAGTTATTGTAGCTAAACGAGATGTAACTACGATAACGTATATGCAAATTTTAGGTTTTTAAGATGTACActcatataaacatatatacacatatatgctaAACTAAAATTCAACGCGATAAATTCGAAAATCACTTGTTTCGAAGGGATAAATGTGGAattttaccaaaaaaaattaACATCAAGTTTAGCAAGAGAAAGCAAAGGTGAACAGGTTGCAGAGTTTCTGCCGGATAAAAATTTGACGCATCAAAAACAACTCTAATTCCGGATAAAAATAAACATCCAACATatttaacataaaataaaaaactctAATTCTAGACACATATATCCCTTCAATTTCCTACAAAAGCACCCACCAAAAACAATAATTACGGATTCAATTTCCCCAAAAATTCACAATTGAAACCACGAACCCTGTAATTCCAGAACCACACTGATTTCTTATGAAGAAGATAATGAAACCAGCTAGATTAAATCATAGTGGTGTGAAGAAAGTAAAATTCTCCAGCGGCAGACAAGATGAAAACACAAACCAAGATTCCCAAAAAAAAACAGCGAAAAATCTGTCATACAGCCAAATCAACGACAAAAAAGGGCGTCAGGTCGAAACCACACGCGGAAAATCTTGCTTTTTTCCCATCAAAAGGCAGCAACTTTATGCGAAGATCCCGTGGCAGGATTCAGAAGACGGCAATTCGCAACAGATTGTGAAGCGGTACGAGCAAAGCCAACAGCAGAGACAACGAAGATTGCGATCCTACCTTGCGCCTCTTCCATGGGGACCGGAATCGATCGACGGGCCTCCCCTCGTCAAATCTTCTAACGACGAAGATGAAACGTTGAGCTTGTGAGCCTGTATATAGACAGAAGGCGAGAGATTGATGGATTGGCCAGAAAGGAGTAAATGAAGAATCTACGAACCTACCAATGTATATCTACTCGTGATAGTCGTGGAGTCGAGGGCGAGGAAGAAAGCAGGAGAGACGACGGGAGGTAGAAAGCTGAGGACAGGCTTGACGAGGGCCAACGACCGCCCCCCACCCCACCGTGGCCGTGCCCTTTTTGTATTGTCTTTCTTGTCTTGgtggttcttttcttttcttttggggaTACGGATTGAATCAAAATAGGTGGCcatcattttattatattattatttttatttttccataTCATGTTGGGTAAATTCATCAAAAATTAAGCACGTTTTATTTATTTCGtttctaaagtatttttatttttattttaaatataaaattagttaAATCTATATAACTTCATCTCCTTTGTGTcatatcttaacatcattgattattTAACGAGTGAAAGCCGATAACAATAATACGAGTAGACCTCATGACGGAACGAAGACGATCATCGATGTGGCGAAAGCCGAGGCTAATctaattttttcaaaaaataacaaCGATTCAActagaaaaaattataaattaaaaattattaaaaaattatatttttttatattaaataagttCTTAAAAAGCTAATCTTCtcactttttttaataaaaaacatATTTATTTTTTCCACCCTAATTCAAAACAAAACGTTATGTGGGAAATTCAAGAAAAAGGATGGTGAAGATCTACTCCTAATTGTAGGTGGCCAATCTATCATTGCGTTGGATGAACATCCactttgacatatatatatatatatatatatatatatatatatatatatatatatatatatatatatatatatatatatatatatatatatatatatatatttatatatatatatagtttttctacAAACAATACGTGGGTGCGACCGTTGTGGCTGTTCTGTTTATGACTCCACCCATGGCATTATAGAGAGAAGAGGATGACGGTGATCTCCACCACCGTCACCGCATCTTGGAGAACATAatagatatagagagagagagagagagagagagagaaaggaggtATGGTGATGCACACCGGAGAGACGAGAATGTGCCACGTGTGGCACTCGTTAACACGTGACGGTTTTGGTGCATGGAGATTTGACGTCGCAAAGGAGATGACGTGCGTGGGAAGCGGTTCTCAATTTGAACCCAACGTGGAGGAGGAAGAATGGGAACGGAGAGGGATTCCACTTTGACGTCCGACTGTTGGGAATCGATTGGTCTACTATtatcaatcttaatcttaatttaaatatataattaataatttaataaaatcaattaattcaGTAAATCTAAATTATGATATTAAAGTCAACCTGTTTTTAGAATACGACAAGAAAACTCTGAATGTGAAAGACATGTCTATAGATAGAATACTTTTCAAGAAATAGACTAATTATCATTTTCCATGAGGAATGCAATGTGGAATAGTAAAAGCATTGACTTCCTCGTGTCGATTGGCTTCGACTGCAGACAACGTAGCTTTCCAAGGAGATGAACGAGGGAGGGGAGCAGTTCCATGTCTTCCTCGACCATCCAAGAATCTCCCCACCATGCCAAGTCAAACGAGATACATAGGTGAGGCGTATCAGCTGCCTCCTCGGTCTTCGCCATGCCATGCATGCTTTTGATGATAACGATATGGATGTGCGTCTCGAATGATCACATTGTTAGAGTAGGATGAGTTGATGTGGATGTGGACTTTGTCGTTCTTCCTCGTATCCTTGGCGTGATGGAATGGATAGAATAATAAAAGATTGAGAGGATGAGAAAATGGACATGAAAATATTAATCGTAGAGGAAAGATTGGGTTTATAATTCGATTTTGATCTTCCATCCAACGCGAGagatccaatttttttatgatcatctgatgtgctcCACGTTGAAGTTTCATAGCAAATCTCCTTCCAAACTTAGAGGGAGTGAGCTAAATTTACGTAGGAATtcaaaagcttatcctcatcctcCTTTGTCATATGGGGGAGATCATAACATATCCTTCAAATTCATACAATATAATGTACATGTTTTAATATGGTTGGCATAATTTGATTTGGCAGCACAGCAACATAAGATTAGTGTGAAAGGGGGACGATGGGTCTTATATAAATTATAGGTACCAaagtatatttaattaaatatagaCTTACATTAATGTTGATTGGAGTTGGTACAAGTTGACtctaataaaatatcatattttttctctcaatcaaaatataTAGAATTACCGATTCATGCCCCCCGAATTATAGTAATTGAAATCCTatcttaaattaataatattataatttctcATATCATGCTTTAATATcacttcttttatttttattgataaactgTTCTTATTATTTCTGCCCTTCGTctatagtaatttttttattattcctcACTAGTGATCAGTCTCTCGTTTCAACATAaatgtggcaaaagaaatcttttgatcatcaaggtaatttaagacatcaattattttttctattagcATCACCCATCGTTCTACCACCATGGATTAGATTCATCATTGAACCATGAAAGACTAAACTCCTTAAATTAATCCATTTATAGTCCATTATATTATGATcatatttagttatataagatatattataaatataattatatgttAATTATAATTAAGATTTCTTAGAAGATAATAAacttatgatatgatatgatagatGACTCAGAAAGACTCTTATCCTTTATTATCACAACCCGACTATAAGAGATCAATTTTCAATCTCTTTTGATTTCTGTTACATCACTTATAATGATCATCTAAGTAAATAGAAGATGAAGAGTCTAGTTTTCCTATAGATTATAGAGTGTGATCTGATAAAAATTTTTAGAATGACATCGAACGAGAACCTCTTAAACTCATagaatgaatgagagagtgaactAAGTTCACATAAATTTTGACTTTACATATATATCATGTCTTATGCTACTTTCCATGACCTATCTACCATctcaatcaaaatatgcatctatAAATTTTTGATTAATCACATAGGTCATCTTGACCCaagttatttttatatattgaccTATGTTGACTTGGGTGGAGCAGCACGTTATTGTCTTCCCACCTCACTAGCTAAAAGTCCAATGTGAACCGTATAAAGGAGACAGAACATAGAGGATGTATTACATGCAATATGTTATGTTCTTTCCCATCTCTTTCGGCAAGACTTCTCTTTTTTgggtcaatcaatcaatcaatcgaaaataataaaaaaatattttaattcactTCATTTACAAATTATTTTGATAGATCTGATCATAAATAATTCTTAATCAGATACATAGAAAAA from Musa acuminata AAA Group cultivar baxijiao chromosome BXJ1-3, Cavendish_Baxijiao_AAA, whole genome shotgun sequence encodes the following:
- the LOC135631222 gene encoding guanosine deaminase-like — protein: MEEAQVVESKGTISVASAFAGHHEAVQDRDHKFLSKAVEEAYHGVECGDGGPFGAVVVHNDEIVVSCHNMVLKNTDPTAHAEVAAIREACKKLGKIELSDCEIYASCEPCPMCFGAIHLSRLKRLVYGAKAEAAIAIGFDDFIADALRGTGFYQKAHLEIKRADGNGAIIAEQVFEKTKEKFQMY